The Flavobacterium sp. HJ-32-4 genome contains a region encoding:
- a CDS encoding nucleoside deaminase, translated as MENPFTDDYFMKKALQEAQMAFDKGEIPIGAVIVANDQVIARSHNLTELLNDVTAHAEMQAITAAANYLGGKYLKGCTLYVTVEPCQMCAGALYWSQISRIVFASPDAQRGYRNMGTTLHPKTEVSWGVLEAEAADLMLRFFASRRK; from the coding sequence ATGGAAAATCCCTTCACCGACGACTATTTCATGAAAAAAGCGCTGCAGGAAGCGCAAATGGCGTTTGACAAAGGGGAAATTCCGATCGGGGCGGTCATCGTTGCCAACGATCAGGTCATCGCCCGGTCACATAACCTTACCGAGTTATTGAATGACGTAACAGCCCACGCCGAAATGCAGGCAATAACGGCTGCGGCCAACTATCTGGGCGGTAAATACCTGAAAGGTTGTACGTTATATGTGACGGTCGAACCCTGCCAGATGTGCGCCGGGGCCCTGTATTGGAGCCAGATCTCAAGAATTGTCTTCGCTTCTCCTGATGCACAGCGGGGCTATCGCAACATGGGTACCACCCTTCACCCAAAGACAGAGGTTTCGTGGGGTGTACTCGAAGCCGAAGCCGCCGATTTGATGCTGCGTTTTTTTGCGTCGAGGCGAAAGTAA
- a CDS encoding alpha-2-macroglobulin, with the protein MKTKGIWCVLLTLMVFHACKKPAADFNSNPEFYKDYITGFTAGIVPTGSDIRVVLATEHPQWQKGQELDDDLFDISPSVSGKVVALSTNTVAFVPSKKLEADTEYQVEFRLGAVAKVPKDLREFRFTIKTVKQDFAVETLDFQSYSPDYQYLNAVLRSADVLQPAEAMQLVRAHHMGKDLKIVFAKSGPGTEFRFRIDSIPLQTTESKLYIDETGAPLDIDRKNVIEHTVAAKGQFRILDVRLDPANNQLALINFSQPLLKMQDFSGLVSIRNANNLRFAVQGNILKVFFSNRIPTQETTTVATDTVAVVDSTAVSTDSALVAYVSPSASEDVSVSGAIRVEVFAGIESEYGKKLLGNSTSDISLEQIKPNIRLVKNGTILPSSGNLRINFEAVNLSKVDVRIFKIYKNNILQFLQYNELNGNENLARVGQPIATKTLNLDENPLVKMSKWNTFSLDLAKIIQPDPGAIYRVEFTFRKSYSLYDCVGREDSGDSYESDDSSDDEEEENEDERNYSYDSYYGRYFDSYEWRERQDPCNSSYYYDAGVATNVLATNLGVIVKRGENKSYLVAVADLLTTQPVGGAKVEFYSYQQQKIATGTTNGEGVATLTSKKFAYFAIVTKGSNTTYVKLDDGLALSVSNFDVAGEELQKGLKGYLYGERGVWRPGDRLWLSFILDDAANRIPEGHPIRFRLSDPQGKVVYQTVRKSNKWNHYVFPVDTDASAPTGNWEAMVSVGGARFYKSIKIETIKPNRLRIRNALADPRFSFARPNRLNLEVAWLHGAIAKGLKVDVQAKFTQQATTFKQYPLYHFDDLVRTFNTEEISIFNGKLDDKGRVSIPLNPKLQGQAPGMLRAAFVTKVYEEGGDFSSDVFTANYSPFATYVGIKAPEPNRYGMLETGRSNQFDIVTVDDAGRPKAVSKLEVKVFKTEWNWWWQQSDENADYSSASSTQMVRSFVVSTNTAGKASVAFSLSNDEWGRYVVRVSDPEGGHATATAVTIDWPSWTTRSRNDFSTNANMLMLSTDKKEYGVGENIELSFPSSAGGRALVSLENGSHVVSTLWAETKKGETRISIPVTPQMAPNVYLNVTLLQPHANTKNDSPIRMYGIVPVSVIDKNTILKPVISMPDELKPEQSFNLRVSEATGKRMTYTVAIVDDGLLDLTRFKTPDAWESFYVREALGVRTWDIYDDVIGAYGGQISQIFSIGGDQDLLGGKAKKANRFKPVVVYFGPFELAKGGSATHTIKLPKYIGSVRAMVVAANTETSAYGKADKTVAVKSPLMVLGSLPRKISPSEKAVVPVTVFAMDKRVKDVTVTLKASNGLKVVGSATQKVSFASPDEKLVYFTIAASNLTGVSKVQITASSGAFRSAYDVELDLVNPNPVTNLSTPSVLAGNQSRMLTWKPFGVAGSNKAKLEISSIPAMNLNSRLDYLVTYPHGCIEQTTSSVFPQLYLTDIADVDADRRGKIQYNVMAGIKRVSGFQLASGGFSYWPGNSDEDDWGTSYAGHFLLEAEKKGYAIPSGFRQKWISYQKKEAKLWRFQPQYGNDIAQAYRLYTLAVAGSPDLASMNRMRETKGISNESKLRLAAAYAVAGQKSAGQALLANTPIDETGGRYWYYYGSADRNRAMALETLLLMGDKQRAFRMAKKLAASMSSDGYMSTQTTAYGLLAMSRFARENGGKGVDVVLTVGGKQETIQTGKSVVTRVLPVGAGANSVTLKNRKGNTLFVTLENSGVMPVGQEQPQTGNLTATIKYLDGKGQPVKVGAIRQGTEFMALITVKNITNERVENVALTQILPSGFEIVNTRYTDYGEATKNYADYIDIRDDRTNFYFALKANETKVLTVKLNASYLGTYYLPGLQCEAMYDHSYVARTKGQWVQVVR; encoded by the coding sequence ATGAAAACAAAAGGAATCTGGTGTGTACTGCTCACACTGATGGTTTTTCATGCCTGTAAGAAACCGGCTGCCGATTTCAATTCCAACCCTGAATTCTACAAAGATTACATAACGGGTTTTACGGCGGGCATCGTTCCGACGGGCTCTGACATCCGGGTGGTGCTGGCCACCGAGCACCCGCAATGGCAGAAAGGGCAGGAACTCGACGACGATCTCTTCGACATCTCTCCCTCTGTCTCCGGAAAAGTAGTCGCGCTGTCGACGAACACGGTGGCCTTCGTACCGTCTAAAAAACTGGAGGCGGATACGGAATATCAGGTCGAGTTTCGTCTCGGCGCCGTAGCAAAAGTGCCGAAAGACCTCCGCGAGTTCCGCTTTACCATCAAAACGGTCAAACAAGATTTTGCGGTTGAAACCCTCGATTTCCAATCGTATAGTCCGGATTATCAATACCTCAATGCGGTGTTGCGTTCGGCCGACGTGCTGCAACCGGCCGAGGCCATGCAGTTGGTCAGGGCACACCATATGGGCAAAGACCTGAAAATTGTGTTTGCGAAGTCGGGTCCGGGCACTGAGTTTCGTTTTCGGATTGACAGCATTCCCCTCCAAACCACCGAGAGTAAATTGTATATCGACGAAACGGGCGCGCCGTTAGACATCGACCGCAAGAACGTCATCGAGCATACCGTAGCGGCTAAAGGACAGTTTCGGATATTGGATGTGCGGCTCGATCCGGCTAACAACCAACTGGCGCTCATCAATTTCTCACAGCCTTTGTTGAAAATGCAGGATTTCAGCGGACTCGTCTCCATCCGGAACGCGAACAACCTCCGGTTTGCCGTGCAGGGAAATATACTGAAGGTGTTTTTCAGCAACCGGATCCCAACGCAGGAAACAACTACCGTTGCTACCGACACTGTTGCGGTGGTGGATTCAACCGCGGTGAGCACCGATTCGGCGCTGGTTGCGTATGTGTCACCTTCCGCTTCCGAAGACGTATCCGTTTCAGGTGCCATCCGCGTAGAAGTGTTTGCCGGAATCGAAAGTGAATACGGTAAGAAACTCCTGGGCAACAGCACGTCCGATATTTCGCTTGAACAGATCAAGCCGAACATACGGTTGGTGAAAAACGGTACCATCCTGCCATCTTCCGGAAACCTACGCATCAATTTCGAGGCGGTCAACCTGTCGAAGGTCGATGTGCGGATTTTCAAGATTTATAAGAACAACATCCTGCAATTCCTACAGTACAACGAACTGAACGGAAACGAAAACCTGGCACGGGTCGGGCAACCCATCGCGACGAAGACGCTCAACCTGGACGAGAATCCGTTGGTGAAAATGTCGAAATGGAACACCTTCAGCCTTGACCTTGCCAAGATTATCCAACCCGATCCGGGTGCGATTTATCGGGTGGAATTTACCTTCCGGAAGTCGTATTCGCTCTACGACTGCGTCGGACGCGAAGACTCGGGTGACTCCTACGAAAGCGACGATTCATCCGATGACGAAGAAGAGGAGAATGAAGACGAGCGGAACTACAGCTACGATTCGTATTACGGTCGCTATTTCGACAGCTATGAATGGCGCGAACGACAGGATCCGTGCAACAGTTCGTACTACTACGACGCCGGTGTGGCCACGAATGTGCTGGCGACCAACCTGGGCGTCATCGTCAAACGGGGCGAGAATAAATCGTACCTGGTTGCCGTGGCGGACTTGTTGACGACGCAGCCGGTGGGCGGTGCTAAAGTCGAGTTCTACAGCTACCAACAGCAGAAAATCGCCACCGGCACGACCAACGGGGAAGGCGTGGCGACCCTTACATCGAAGAAGTTTGCCTATTTCGCCATCGTGACCAAGGGTTCGAATACAACGTATGTAAAGTTAGACGACGGATTGGCGCTTTCCGTCTCCAACTTTGATGTCGCCGGTGAAGAACTGCAAAAGGGATTGAAGGGATATTTGTATGGCGAGCGGGGTGTTTGGCGTCCGGGCGACCGACTGTGGTTGTCGTTCATCCTTGACGACGCAGCCAACCGCATCCCGGAAGGGCATCCTATCCGTTTCCGCCTGTCGGATCCGCAGGGTAAGGTCGTCTACCAAACCGTCCGCAAGTCGAACAAGTGGAACCATTACGTCTTTCCTGTCGACACCGACGCCAGTGCACCTACCGGAAATTGGGAAGCGATGGTGTCGGTGGGCGGCGCGCGCTTCTACAAAAGCATCAAGATTGAAACAATCAAGCCGAATCGACTCCGCATCCGGAATGCACTGGCCGATCCGCGGTTCAGCTTCGCCCGCCCGAACCGGTTGAACCTGGAAGTGGCGTGGTTGCACGGTGCGATCGCTAAAGGACTCAAAGTGGACGTACAGGCGAAATTTACCCAGCAGGCTACGACCTTTAAACAATATCCGCTGTACCATTTCGACGACCTCGTGCGCACGTTCAACACCGAGGAGATCAGCATTTTCAACGGAAAACTCGACGACAAAGGCCGCGTTTCCATACCGCTCAATCCGAAATTACAGGGGCAGGCGCCGGGTATGTTGCGCGCCGCTTTCGTAACCAAAGTATATGAGGAAGGGGGCGATTTCAGCAGCGATGTTTTTACCGCCAATTACTCACCGTTCGCTACCTACGTCGGCATCAAAGCGCCGGAACCAAATCGCTACGGCATGCTCGAAACCGGACGGTCCAACCAGTTTGATATCGTGACGGTTGACGACGCGGGTCGCCCGAAGGCTGTTTCCAAACTGGAAGTGAAGGTCTTCAAGACCGAGTGGAATTGGTGGTGGCAACAATCGGATGAAAATGCCGACTACAGCTCGGCCAGTTCGACGCAGATGGTCCGCAGTTTTGTAGTCAGCACCAATACGGCGGGCAAGGCGAGCGTGGCATTTTCGCTGTCGAATGACGAATGGGGGCGGTATGTCGTTCGGGTGTCCGATCCCGAGGGCGGCCATGCTACGGCCACGGCGGTAACGATTGATTGGCCATCCTGGACGACGCGCAGCCGCAATGATTTCTCGACGAATGCCAACATGCTGATGCTGTCGACCGACAAGAAAGAATATGGCGTCGGCGAAAACATCGAATTATCATTCCCGTCAAGTGCCGGCGGACGGGCGTTGGTGTCACTCGAAAACGGATCGCATGTGGTCAGCACCTTGTGGGCCGAGACGAAAAAAGGCGAAACCCGTATTTCGATTCCGGTGACGCCGCAAATGGCACCCAATGTGTACCTGAACGTGACGCTGCTGCAGCCTCATGCCAATACGAAGAACGACTCGCCTATCCGGATGTACGGTATCGTGCCGGTGAGCGTCATCGATAAAAATACCATCCTCAAGCCGGTCATTTCCATGCCCGATGAGCTGAAGCCGGAACAATCGTTCAACTTGCGTGTCTCAGAAGCGACCGGCAAACGGATGACGTATACGGTAGCCATTGTCGACGATGGCCTGCTCGACCTCACCCGCTTCAAGACACCGGATGCGTGGGAGAGTTTCTACGTGCGTGAGGCCCTCGGCGTGCGCACCTGGGACATTTACGACGATGTCATCGGGGCGTATGGCGGCCAGATCAGCCAAATTTTCAGCATCGGTGGCGACCAGGACTTGCTTGGTGGTAAAGCCAAGAAAGCCAATCGCTTCAAGCCGGTGGTCGTCTACTTCGGGCCTTTTGAATTGGCGAAAGGCGGAAGTGCGACGCATACCATCAAATTACCGAAATATATCGGCTCCGTCAGGGCGATGGTGGTCGCGGCGAATACAGAGACCAGTGCGTATGGTAAGGCGGATAAAACTGTGGCAGTGAAGAGCCCGCTCATGGTGTTAGGTTCGCTTCCGCGGAAGATATCGCCGTCGGAAAAAGCCGTGGTACCGGTGACGGTGTTTGCGATGGATAAGCGCGTGAAGGACGTGACCGTTACCCTAAAGGCCAGCAACGGATTGAAGGTAGTAGGAAGTGCCACCCAAAAAGTCTCGTTTGCCTCACCGGATGAAAAACTGGTATATTTCACCATTGCGGCAAGTAACCTTACCGGCGTGTCGAAGGTGCAGATTACAGCAAGCTCCGGTGCCTTCCGTTCCGCTTATGATGTCGAACTCGACCTCGTCAATCCGAATCCGGTTACGAATCTGTCGACGCCGTCTGTGTTGGCCGGTAACCAGTCGCGCATGCTGACCTGGAAGCCGTTTGGCGTCGCCGGAAGCAATAAGGCAAAGCTGGAGATTTCGTCGATTCCGGCCATGAACCTCAACAGCCGTCTCGACTATTTGGTGACCTACCCGCACGGCTGCATCGAACAGACCACCTCGTCGGTATTCCCGCAACTGTACCTCACCGATATTGCCGATGTGGATGCCGACCGACGGGGCAAGATCCAATACAATGTCATGGCGGGAATCAAGCGCGTAAGCGGCTTCCAACTGGCATCGGGTGGCTTCTCGTACTGGCCGGGAAATAGTGATGAAGACGACTGGGGCACGTCATATGCCGGGCACTTCCTTCTGGAAGCCGAGAAAAAGGGCTACGCCATACCGTCCGGTTTCCGTCAAAAATGGATTTCCTACCAGAAAAAAGAGGCCAAGTTATGGCGCTTCCAACCGCAATATGGCAACGATATCGCACAGGCGTACCGACTGTATACCCTTGCCGTGGCCGGTTCCCCTGACCTTGCCTCGATGAACCGGATGCGCGAAACGAAAGGCATTTCAAACGAAAGCAAGCTCCGACTCGCCGCAGCTTACGCCGTTGCCGGGCAAAAATCGGCAGGACAGGCACTCCTGGCGAATACACCCATCGATGAAACAGGCGGTCGTTATTGGTATTACTACGGTTCAGCCGACCGCAATCGGGCGATGGCGCTCGAAACCCTGTTGTTAATGGGCGACAAACAGCGGGCCTTCCGTATGGCGAAGAAACTCGCCGCCTCGATGTCGTCTGACGGCTACATGAGCACCCAGACAACGGCCTACGGACTCTTGGCTATGTCGCGCTTTGCCCGTGAGAATGGAGGCAAAGGCGTCGATGTTGTTCTTACCGTGGGAGGTAAACAGGAAACCATCCAAACCGGAAAATCCGTTGTGACCCGGGTGTTGCCGGTGGGTGCCGGCGCGAATTCGGTTACGCTGAAGAACCGGAAGGGGAATACCTTGTTTGTAACACTTGAGAACTCGGGCGTTATGCCGGTGGGCCAGGAGCAACCACAAACGGGCAACCTGACCGCAACCATCAAATACCTCGACGGAAAAGGACAACCGGTGAAGGTAGGTGCGATCCGGCAAGGGACAGAGTTTATGGCCTTGATCACCGTAAAGAATATCACCAACGAGCGGGTAGAGAACGTGGCGCTGACGCAGATACTGCCGTCCGGTTTTGAAATCGTGAATACGCGGTATACCGATTACGGCGAAGCAACGAAGAATTACGCCGACTACATCGACATCCGCGATGACCGGACGAACTTCTACTTTGCGCTGAAGGCCAATGAAACGAAAGTGTTGACGGTCAAGCTGAATGCCTCTTATCTGGGCACTTATTACCTGCCTGGTTTGCAGTGTGAAGCGATGTACGACCATTCGTATGTAGCCCGTACGAAGGGGCAGTGGGTGCAGGTGGTGCGATAA
- a CDS encoding flavin reductase family protein: protein MISITPDGASTAQFQSYLQGAVGPRPIAFASTIDENGNRNLSPFSFFNVFSANPPILVFSPSRRVRDNTVKHTLTNVQAVPEVVINVVNYAIVQQSSLSSTEYPAGVDEFTKSGLTPIASDLIRPFRVAESPVQFECRVNEVISLGENGGAGNLVICEVLKIHVDENILDEKGNIDAVKIDLVARMGGNWYSRANQGLFEVEKPLSTLGIGVDKIPAFIRESRIFDGNDFGKLGNVEALPSEAEIRAFVSETIAVKAVLSAGDEEKIHKKAKQYLDEGNVSSAWKTLLAERI from the coding sequence ATGATCTCTATAACACCCGACGGGGCGTCTACCGCCCAATTCCAATCGTATTTACAGGGCGCAGTAGGCCCGCGTCCGATTGCCTTTGCCAGCACCATCGACGAGAACGGCAACCGCAACCTCTCGCCTTTCAGTTTCTTCAACGTATTCAGCGCCAATCCGCCCATTTTGGTGTTTTCGCCTTCGCGACGCGTACGCGACAATACGGTGAAACACACCCTCACGAACGTACAAGCTGTGCCTGAAGTGGTCATCAACGTGGTCAATTATGCCATCGTGCAGCAATCGTCGCTGTCAAGTACGGAATACCCTGCCGGAGTGGACGAATTCACCAAATCCGGACTTACCCCGATCGCTTCCGATCTCATTCGACCGTTCCGTGTGGCGGAAAGCCCCGTGCAATTCGAGTGTCGGGTAAACGAGGTCATCAGCCTCGGTGAAAATGGTGGCGCCGGCAATCTGGTGATTTGTGAGGTATTGAAAATCCACGTCGACGAAAACATCCTTGACGAAAAAGGCAACATCGACGCGGTGAAGATCGATCTCGTGGCACGTATGGGTGGTAACTGGTATTCGCGCGCCAACCAGGGGCTTTTCGAGGTAGAGAAGCCACTTTCCACACTAGGCATCGGTGTTGATAAAATTCCGGCATTTATACGGGAAAGCCGTATCTTTGATGGAAATGATTTTGGTAAATTGGGCAACGTGGAAGCACTCCCGTCAGAGGCCGAAATCAGGGCATTCGTGTCTGAAACCATCGCCGTAAAAGCGGTGCTCAGCGCTGGCGACGAAGAGAAAATCCACAAAAAGGCCAAACAATATCTCGACGAAGGCAATGTGTCTTCTGCATGGAAAACGCTTCTGGCCGAGCGAATTTGA
- a CDS encoding queuosine precursor transporter, producing the protein MFKTRRDLIFILLAGIFITNAVTAELIGGKLIQIGPFVMSMGIIPWPIVFLTTDLINEYYGHSGVRKLSLITAGLIGYAFLILYVAIHVPAAAISPVTDAQFTPVFSQSMWIIVGSIVAFLVSQLIDVSIFWFFRNRTGGKMIWLRTTGSTIVSQLFDSFIVLGIGFYLPGKMDLPNYISSGLTGYTFKLVVAVVLTPLIYLGHHSIKRYLETDPAHGKNTM; encoded by the coding sequence ATGTTCAAGACGCGACGCGATCTCATCTTCATCCTACTGGCCGGTATTTTCATTACCAACGCCGTCACAGCCGAACTCATAGGCGGTAAACTCATCCAGATCGGGCCATTTGTGATGAGTATGGGGATCATTCCGTGGCCCATCGTATTCCTGACAACCGACCTTATTAATGAGTATTACGGACACAGCGGTGTTCGGAAGTTGTCGTTGATTACGGCCGGACTCATCGGCTATGCGTTCCTGATCCTGTATGTGGCGATCCACGTGCCGGCGGCGGCGATCAGTCCGGTAACGGACGCCCAGTTCACGCCCGTATTCAGCCAGTCGATGTGGATCATCGTCGGAAGTATCGTCGCCTTCCTTGTGTCGCAACTCATCGATGTATCGATTTTCTGGTTCTTCCGAAATCGCACGGGCGGCAAGATGATTTGGTTGCGCACGACAGGGTCGACTATTGTATCGCAACTTTTCGATTCGTTCATCGTGTTGGGTATCGGATTTTACCTTCCGGGGAAGATGGACTTACCGAATTATATTTCCTCGGGTCTCACCGGATACACCTTCAAACTGGTGGTCGCCGTCGTGCTGACGCCGTTGATTTATTTAGGACACCATAGCATCAAACGCTATTTAGAAACCGATCCTGCACATGGAAAAAACACGATGTAA
- a CDS encoding DNA-3-methyladenine glycosylase I — translation MEKTRCKWCVGDALYEKYHDEEWGRPVKDDATLFEFLILETFQAGLSWITILRKREHFRRAFDQFDYRRIADYDDTKVAELLEDTGIIRNRLKVLAAISNARAFMEVQREFGSFSDYIWGFTNGQPIDNPIRDLSQAQATTPLSDAISKDLKKRGFKFVGSTVVYAHMQATGMVNDHVADCWTRHV, via the coding sequence ATGGAAAAAACACGATGTAAATGGTGTGTTGGCGACGCACTGTATGAGAAATACCACGATGAGGAATGGGGCCGTCCGGTGAAAGACGACGCCACACTTTTTGAATTCCTGATCCTTGAAACCTTCCAGGCGGGCTTAAGCTGGATTACGATCCTGCGGAAACGCGAGCACTTTCGACGGGCGTTCGATCAGTTCGATTACCGCCGGATTGCCGATTACGATGATACGAAAGTAGCCGAATTGCTGGAGGATACGGGAATTATACGGAACCGTCTGAAGGTGCTTGCCGCTATCAGCAACGCACGTGCTTTTATGGAAGTCCAACGGGAATTCGGAAGTTTTTCCGATTATATTTGGGGCTTTACAAACGGCCAACCGATTGACAATCCGATCCGCGACCTGTCGCAGGCGCAAGCCACCACGCCGCTTTCCGATGCCATAAGCAAGGATTTGAAGAAGCGGGGCTTTAAGTTTGTAGGATCCACCGTGGTGTACGCCCATATGCAGGCAACGGGAATGGTGAACGACCATGTGGCAGATTGTTGGACGCGCCACGTTTAA
- a CDS encoding DUF3127 domain-containing protein, with amino-acid sequence MEVTGRIKVINPEQQVSASFRKRELVVTTEEQYPQHIMVEFTQDKCDLLNSYKVGEPVRVSINLRGREWVSPQGETRYFNSIQGWRIERLAQEAPATPQYAQQPAAPAMPQHFEPATDFNEEEHDDLPF; translated from the coding sequence ATGGAAGTTACAGGAAGAATCAAGGTCATCAATCCCGAGCAACAAGTGAGCGCGTCGTTCCGCAAACGGGAACTGGTAGTTACCACCGAAGAGCAATACCCGCAACATATCATGGTGGAGTTCACGCAAGACAAATGCGATCTGCTCAACAGTTATAAAGTAGGTGAACCGGTGCGCGTATCCATCAACCTTCGCGGTCGCGAATGGGTGAGCCCGCAAGGTGAAACCCGCTATTTCAATTCGATCCAGGGATGGCGTATCGAGCGCCTTGCCCAGGAAGCGCCTGCCACACCGCAGTACGCCCAACAGCCTGCCGCACCGGCCATGCCGCAACATTTTGAACCGGCTACCGACTTCAATGAAGAGGAACACGACGATCTTCCCTTCTAA
- the pbpC gene encoding penicillin-binding protein 1C, whose product MKQRIQNGWRRLKGWVRRHPIKSALTVLLLVGYYFCLPDPLFETPYSTVLESSNGELLGAKIARDGQWRFPQGDSIPVKFQQCLIYFEDQHFRSHPGFNPVAMVNAVRQNAKAGRVVRGGSTLTQQVIRLSRDGKKRSYFEKAIEIILATRLECRYSKDEIIGLYAAHAPFGGNVVGLEMASWRYFGVRPHQLSWAESATLAVLPNAPSLIYPGKNQEKLRAKRDRLLAKLWKEGVIDEATYRLSVAEPLPQKPYPLPTSAPHLLQRVAKTREGQWVRSTVDIHLQQRANELVRFYYGQYRQNEIYNMAVLVLDVHTRNVIAYVGNTPTDSDHQKDVDIIGAPRSTGSILKPLLYASMLDEGQILPHTLVADVPTQISGYTPQNFNQTYDGAVPASRALSRSLNIPAVLMLQDYGIGKFYDQLHRFRLRDINRPVGQYGLSLILGGAESNLWDLCRTYAGLSSTVTYFNSHQARYRKGEFAEPNLDNDLQVDFGEESFQKTIVGAGSIYLAYLAMEEVNRPEGDEAWKFYDSSRKVAWKTGTSFGNRDAWAIGSSPDYVVGVWVGNATGEGRPELTGVGSAAPVMFDVFNLLPRKRWFATPLNDLEEVEVCAQSGFLPQTFCPTRKEFVPLKGKTSSLCPYHKQIHTDVSGRFRVNSSCEAVDNIVTRPWFVLPPVMEWYYRGQHIDYEPLPPFRPGCQSPQQATMDFIYPKAHTKIYLTKNFDSQVQPVIIKVAHSDREKQLFWYIDHRYVGSTKTFHEMPLKAKTGRYDVTVTDEDGNEIHRVVEIVRN is encoded by the coding sequence ATGAAACAGAGGATCCAAAACGGATGGCGTCGGCTCAAAGGCTGGGTGCGCCGCCATCCTATCAAATCGGCGCTGACAGTGCTGTTGCTGGTCGGCTACTATTTCTGCCTGCCCGATCCGCTTTTCGAAACGCCTTATTCCACCGTACTCGAAAGCAGCAACGGCGAATTACTGGGCGCCAAAATCGCCCGTGATGGCCAATGGCGGTTTCCGCAGGGCGATAGTATCCCGGTGAAATTCCAGCAATGCCTGATCTATTTCGAAGACCAACATTTTCGTTCCCATCCGGGGTTCAACCCCGTGGCGATGGTCAATGCGGTGCGACAGAACGCCAAAGCGGGCCGGGTCGTGCGAGGGGGCAGTACGTTAACCCAACAAGTTATCCGGTTGTCGAGGGACGGTAAAAAACGCAGCTACTTTGAGAAAGCCATTGAAATCATACTGGCCACGCGGCTCGAATGCCGTTATTCCAAAGACGAGATCATCGGGCTGTATGCGGCGCATGCTCCGTTTGGCGGTAACGTAGTAGGATTGGAGATGGCTTCCTGGCGGTATTTCGGTGTGCGGCCCCACCAACTTTCATGGGCGGAGAGTGCCACATTGGCCGTACTTCCCAATGCCCCGTCCTTGATTTATCCGGGAAAGAACCAGGAGAAACTCCGCGCCAAACGCGACCGCCTGCTGGCCAAATTATGGAAGGAAGGCGTCATCGACGAAGCGACCTATCGGCTATCCGTGGCGGAACCCCTGCCGCAGAAGCCGTATCCGCTTCCCACATCGGCACCACACCTGCTGCAGCGTGTTGCGAAAACGCGGGAAGGACAATGGGTACGGTCGACGGTCGACATCCACCTGCAGCAACGCGCGAACGAGCTGGTGCGGTTTTACTATGGACAATACCGCCAAAACGAGATTTACAACATGGCGGTTTTGGTGTTGGATGTGCATACGCGCAACGTCATCGCCTATGTGGGCAATACGCCTACGGATAGCGATCACCAGAAGGACGTTGATATCATCGGGGCGCCGCGCAGCACGGGGAGTATCCTGAAACCGCTGTTGTATGCGTCGATGCTCGACGAAGGGCAAATCCTTCCCCATACGCTGGTGGCCGATGTGCCGACCCAGATATCGGGATACACGCCGCAAAACTTCAACCAAACCTACGATGGAGCCGTTCCCGCCAGTCGCGCCTTATCGCGGTCGCTCAACATTCCCGCCGTTCTCATGCTGCAGGATTACGGCATCGGGAAGTTCTATGACCAGTTACACCGCTTCCGGCTGCGCGACATCAATCGTCCGGTGGGGCAGTACGGGCTCTCGCTCATCCTGGGTGGTGCCGAAAGCAATTTATGGGACTTATGCCGGACGTATGCGGGCCTGTCTTCTACCGTTACCTATTTCAACTCACATCAGGCCCGGTACCGTAAAGGCGAGTTTGCCGAACCGAACCTTGACAACGACCTGCAGGTCGACTTTGGGGAAGAAAGTTTCCAGAAAACGATCGTGGGTGCGGGGTCCATTTACCTGGCGTATCTGGCCATGGAGGAAGTGAACCGGCCGGAAGGCGATGAGGCCTGGAAATTCTACGACAGTTCGCGGAAGGTCGCCTGGAAGACCGGCACCAGCTTTGGCAATCGTGATGCATGGGCCATTGGCTCCAGTCCGGATTATGTCGTCGGGGTTTGGGTAGGAAATGCCACTGGGGAAGGCCGTCCGGAACTGACCGGTGTCGGATCGGCGGCACCTGTGATGTTTGACGTATTCAACCTGCTTCCGCGCAAGCGATGGTTTGCCACGCCGTTGAACGATTTGGAAGAAGTGGAAGTATGCGCCCAAAGCGGATTCCTTCCCCAAACATTTTGCCCGACCCGAAAAGAGTTTGTTCCGTTGAAAGGAAAAACGTCATCGCTTTGTCCGTATCACAAGCAAATCCATACCGATGTGTCTGGTCGGTTTCGGGTGAACAGCAGTTGCGAGGCCGTTGACAACATCGTCACGCGGCCCTGGTTCGTGCTGCCTCCGGTAATGGAATGGTATTACAGGGGGCAACACATCGATTATGAGCCGTTGCCGCCGTTCCGTCCGGGTTGCCAGTCGCCCCAACAGGCCACGATGGATTTCATCTACCCCAAGGCGCATACCAAAATTTACCTTACCAAGAATTTCGACAGCCAGGTGCAGCCTGTGATCATCAAAGTAGCACATTCCGACCGCGAAAAACAGCTGTTTTGGTATATCGACCACCGGTATGTGGGATCGACTAAGACCTTCCATGAAATGCCGCTGAAAGCCAAAACCGGACGGTACGATGTGACGGTGACCGACGAAGACGGCAACGAAATTCACCGGGTGGTGGAGATCGTGCGTAACTAA